A portion of the Corynebacterium occultum genome contains these proteins:
- a CDS encoding isopeptide-forming domain-containing protein, with product MSANRRFVRTTAAAAILGLLWVTVAPIASARPVVPAVIAASAPIVDVHQLGQLTLEFRAPNLNDDEPGQTHVGVLVNIRRVADIDLSTSEGWRQAADLEAEEVLAFPADRFTDHRSEDTGPDGRVRFANLPLGLYTVTAPEDVELRFEPFVITVPMTNITGTGWEYSFMVYPKAKADAGTPTRGPAPDPEPDPIPGQEGAEPTTEPGGPGQTSSPGESGPSESTPGNTEQPSGQPEKAGASRVDKSRREGLAGTKAAVLGLVAAGLAMILLGLFLLRRRRAEQ from the coding sequence GTGTCCGCTAATCGACGTTTCGTCCGCACCACTGCCGCGGCCGCAATCCTCGGCTTGCTCTGGGTTACGGTTGCCCCGATTGCTTCCGCCCGCCCGGTCGTTCCTGCGGTCATCGCCGCGTCTGCTCCTATTGTGGACGTGCATCAGCTAGGCCAGCTCACCCTGGAGTTTCGTGCCCCCAACCTCAATGATGATGAGCCTGGACAGACTCACGTCGGTGTCCTCGTGAATATCCGAAGGGTCGCCGACATTGATCTGAGCACCAGTGAAGGTTGGCGGCAGGCTGCGGACCTGGAGGCCGAGGAGGTTCTCGCGTTCCCTGCTGACCGTTTCACTGATCACCGCTCCGAGGACACAGGCCCCGACGGTCGTGTCCGCTTCGCCAACCTGCCACTGGGGCTGTACACAGTGACCGCACCTGAGGATGTCGAGCTGAGATTCGAACCTTTTGTGATCACCGTGCCCATGACCAATATCACCGGCACTGGCTGGGAGTACTCCTTCATGGTGTATCCCAAGGCGAAGGCTGACGCTGGCACCCCGACCCGTGGTCCAGCGCCGGATCCAGAGCCTGATCCCATCCCGGGGCAGGAGGGGGCTGAACCCACCACAGAACCGGGTGGACCTGGGCAGACCAGCAGTCCGGGGGAATCGGGGCCGTCGGAAAGCACACCAGGAAACACAGAACAGCCCTCTGGGCAGCCTGAGAAGGCCGGTGCCAGCAGGGTTGATAAGTCCAGGCGAGAGGGTTTGGCCGGCACCAAGGCCGCGGTCCTAGGCCTCGTGGCGGCAGGTTTAGCGATGATTCTGCTGGGTCTATTCCTACTACGTCGGCGAAGGGCTGAGCAATGA
- a CDS encoding class C sortase, translating to MTVVEKAGAVKRSTVHKVIPIVLVIAGILVLLYPVAVTYLRNANHASIADAYRNSQTQVPEVDRAAWLERAREYNDTNTNIPILDPWLARVSRDNAPYRDYLEQLNPTGDPEAPMAAVAIPAIDSKLPLYHGTDEETLQRGLGHLYGSALPVGGEGHHSVLTGHTGLTTATMFDRLDEIVEGDAFYLDVLGEPLKYEVDQIKVVLPNEIDDLQPKEGRDLFTLITCTPYGINSHRLLVRGTRVPMDEEELDEVFTDGGLWQTWMTWVLILVVIVLLVILFLGLRALARKRAAALPGEGRHRVR from the coding sequence ATGACCGTGGTCGAAAAGGCTGGGGCGGTTAAACGCTCAACGGTCCATAAGGTCATCCCGATTGTTCTGGTTATCGCCGGCATTCTCGTGTTGCTCTATCCGGTTGCCGTCACGTATCTGCGCAATGCCAACCATGCCTCGATCGCGGATGCTTACCGCAATTCACAGACCCAGGTACCTGAGGTTGATCGTGCAGCCTGGTTGGAACGCGCCCGGGAGTACAACGACACCAACACCAATATCCCGATCCTGGATCCGTGGTTGGCGCGGGTGTCCAGGGACAACGCGCCCTACCGCGATTACCTGGAACAGTTAAACCCCACCGGGGATCCGGAAGCGCCCATGGCGGCGGTGGCGATCCCGGCGATTGACTCGAAACTGCCGCTTTATCACGGCACCGATGAGGAGACTCTGCAGCGCGGGCTGGGCCACCTCTACGGCTCCGCACTGCCGGTGGGCGGCGAGGGCCACCATTCTGTATTGACCGGCCACACCGGGCTGACCACCGCCACAATGTTCGACCGTTTGGACGAGATTGTCGAAGGCGATGCGTTCTACCTCGATGTTCTCGGCGAGCCGCTGAAGTATGAGGTGGATCAAATCAAGGTTGTCCTGCCCAATGAGATCGATGATCTCCAGCCGAAGGAGGGCCGTGATCTTTTCACGCTGATCACCTGCACTCCCTATGGCATCAACTCTCATCGTCTCCTGGTTCGCGGGACCCGCGTTCCGATGGATGAGGAAGAGCTTGATGAGGTCTTCACCGACGGGGGACTATGGCAGACCTGGATGACCTGGGTGCTGATTCTGGTGGTAATCGTGCTGCTGGTCATTCTGTTCCTGGGGCTGCGCGCGCTGGCCCGAAAGCGTGCGGCAGCACTTCCGGGGGAGGGACGACACCGTGTCCGCTAA
- a CDS encoding SpaH/EbpB family LPXTG-anchored major pilin: protein MANIARKTLSAVAVASLLAAGTFVGVGAINGGASFLPSAAAQTAAIDGIPDSANLEINKRLGLPGTARDDGTQIAPEEVPGEPAEGIEFSIFPVNGIDLNTLEGWQAADGLEINDFFPGAAPNSYSTLDRTGLGTETTAVTDADGVAAFTGDTGLYLVVEEANPTLPNGQAVAPAAPFLVTLPMTDPIDRQTWLDTVYVYPKGQAVAVPRKTITDPVPTGDGMDLTGSSLGELIGYEIAADVPALGGDNALNGFSVTDKLPAELGGLNLESVVVTLDGVALAENSYSIRNWSVGAGDDAQEVLLVELTDTGLAQLGAGGGEIVVSFNAPLETTPQANLINQAWVSPTALGVAEGWDPEAEGASPGTPSNATRSIYGQINIQKTGQGDDSDGLADAVFELHRCVDGDLAESSLPIQVGGTTTWTTGADGSASISGIHLANVTDQDDLTSYVDLWEGNGEQFCLVETQAPDGYALLPEPVGVNLVYDADNLELVSVDQPIENVEANAGFSLPLTGGMGIWLILGGGILLLLIAAAYYLVTRKRDNA, encoded by the coding sequence ATGGCCAATATCGCCCGTAAAACGCTCTCGGCAGTAGCCGTGGCCTCATTGCTCGCTGCCGGAACCTTCGTTGGTGTCGGCGCTATCAACGGTGGCGCCTCGTTCCTACCGTCTGCTGCTGCCCAGACTGCTGCGATCGACGGCATTCCAGATAGCGCGAATTTGGAGATCAACAAGCGGCTGGGCCTGCCGGGGACTGCCCGAGATGACGGCACCCAGATCGCCCCGGAGGAGGTTCCCGGGGAGCCGGCAGAGGGGATCGAATTCTCTATTTTCCCCGTCAACGGCATTGACCTGAACACCCTGGAAGGCTGGCAGGCTGCGGATGGCCTGGAGATCAACGACTTCTTCCCTGGCGCTGCCCCCAATTCCTACAGCACCTTGGACCGCACCGGGCTTGGCACTGAGACAACCGCGGTGACTGACGCTGACGGGGTCGCCGCTTTTACGGGCGATACCGGCCTGTATCTGGTGGTTGAGGAAGCCAACCCGACCCTGCCCAATGGGCAGGCTGTCGCCCCAGCCGCTCCTTTCCTGGTCACCCTGCCCATGACGGACCCGATCGATAGGCAGACCTGGCTGGACACGGTATATGTCTACCCGAAGGGCCAGGCAGTTGCGGTACCGCGTAAGACAATCACCGATCCCGTCCCGACAGGTGACGGTATGGATCTGACCGGGTCCTCGCTCGGCGAGCTCATCGGCTACGAGATTGCAGCCGACGTTCCTGCGCTCGGCGGGGACAACGCCCTCAATGGTTTCTCCGTGACAGATAAGCTTCCTGCCGAATTGGGAGGACTGAACCTGGAATCCGTGGTGGTCACTCTCGATGGGGTAGCGCTGGCTGAAAACTCCTATAGCATTCGAAACTGGTCCGTCGGTGCAGGCGATGACGCTCAGGAAGTTCTGCTGGTTGAGCTGACTGATACTGGTCTTGCACAGCTTGGGGCCGGCGGCGGGGAGATTGTGGTCAGCTTCAACGCCCCCCTTGAGACAACCCCGCAGGCCAACCTGATCAACCAAGCCTGGGTTTCTCCCACTGCCCTCGGTGTGGCCGAAGGCTGGGATCCGGAAGCCGAAGGCGCCAGCCCCGGCACCCCGTCGAACGCCACCCGCTCGATCTACGGCCAGATCAATATTCAAAAGACCGGGCAGGGGGATGACTCGGATGGACTCGCCGACGCGGTCTTCGAGTTGCACCGCTGTGTTGATGGCGACCTGGCAGAGAGCAGTTTGCCGATCCAGGTCGGAGGAACCACTACGTGGACCACTGGGGCAGACGGCTCCGCCAGCATCTCCGGAATCCACCTGGCGAACGTGACCGACCAGGATGACTTGACGAGCTATGTGGATCTCTGGGAAGGAAACGGTGAGCAGTTCTGTCTGGTCGAAACCCAGGCGCCGGACGGTTATGCGTTGCTGCCGGAGCCGGTGGGCGTGAACCTGGTTTATGACGCTGACAACCTCGAGCTGGTCAGTGTCGATCAGCCCATCGAAAACGTCGAGGCCAATGCCGGTTTCTCCTTGCCGCTGACCGGTGGCATGGGTATCTGGCTGATCCTCGGTGGTGGCATCCTGTTGCTGCTGATCGCCGCGGCCTACTACCTGGTGACCCGCAAGCGCGATAACGCGTAA
- a CDS encoding sodium:solute symporter family transporter — MLVGFFGATFLLTLTIRQRKENVDGFMVSSGSIGFGFSASSMTATWVWAASFYAAAEAGYIYGISGPIHYGLWGALMILCIYPFGKRFRTLAPHAHTLAEMVHARHGSSSQLMLAVSNIAGSLISLTANFTAAGALVYVLTPFSFGTGVLAVAVGVLAYTIWSGFRASVLTDYIQLVAMMGAAVIIIPTIFYAAGGPDMISTGMDTLYEQNPQKADFWSKDAFLYQGAPYMVAVLAYAIGNQTIMQRLFAVRVDRIKSTFVTATLGYAGTVIGLGMLGVLAAMIGLQPADGNTNNIIPQMGVEFLPVFLIVALFIMVIGSLSSTADSDLSALAAIAMTDIYGKNIARGRVKTKTMLLVGRMTMVGATACGVVLAFANFNILDLLVFVGGLWGALVFPVIMSFYWNRITSKAFTISVVVAVVFFLLTRFELIPMFGVQAVVFELFSALGAASAVGLMVFGIFGRRPGLIAAAIMFVAMVPLFLGFLRDYPALLSALVAYGISTALCVGISFRSNESFDFDLIDERVMSFQGGETRTTTITNADGSDTADHGSPQLAHRLADGDDGGTDTDPKGGVRV; from the coding sequence ATGTTGGTCGGATTCTTTGGAGCGACCTTCCTGCTCACCCTGACCATCCGACAGCGTAAAGAAAACGTTGATGGATTCATGGTGTCCAGTGGCTCCATCGGATTCGGTTTCTCCGCCTCATCGATGACTGCGACCTGGGTATGGGCAGCGTCTTTCTACGCTGCAGCCGAGGCCGGTTATATCTACGGAATCTCTGGCCCCATCCACTACGGTCTCTGGGGCGCACTGATGATTCTGTGTATTTACCCCTTCGGAAAGCGTTTCCGTACTCTTGCACCGCACGCGCACACTCTCGCTGAGATGGTCCATGCCCGGCATGGTTCATCCAGTCAGTTGATGCTCGCGGTGTCGAATATCGCCGGCAGTCTCATCAGCCTGACGGCGAACTTCACCGCCGCTGGTGCGCTGGTGTACGTTCTCACCCCCTTCAGTTTCGGCACCGGTGTCCTGGCGGTCGCAGTCGGCGTTCTCGCCTACACCATCTGGTCCGGCTTCCGTGCCTCGGTGCTCACTGACTACATCCAGCTGGTCGCCATGATGGGCGCCGCGGTCATCATCATCCCGACGATCTTCTACGCCGCTGGTGGTCCCGACATGATCAGCACCGGCATGGACACGCTGTACGAGCAGAACCCGCAGAAGGCGGACTTCTGGTCGAAGGATGCCTTCCTCTATCAGGGTGCGCCCTACATGGTGGCGGTGCTGGCTTATGCGATCGGCAACCAGACCATCATGCAGCGCCTGTTCGCGGTGCGGGTCGACCGCATCAAGTCAACCTTCGTCACCGCGACTCTCGGTTATGCCGGCACCGTCATCGGCCTGGGCATGCTCGGCGTCCTCGCCGCCATGATCGGCCTGCAGCCCGCCGATGGCAACACCAACAACATCATTCCGCAGATGGGCGTGGAGTTTCTGCCCGTCTTCCTCATTGTGGCGTTGTTCATCATGGTGATCGGCTCACTGTCCTCCACCGCGGACTCCGATCTCTCGGCACTGGCCGCGATTGCGATGACCGATATCTACGGTAAGAACATCGCCCGTGGTCGCGTCAAGACCAAAACGATGCTGCTGGTCGGCCGGATGACCATGGTTGGTGCGACCGCCTGCGGTGTGGTCCTGGCTTTCGCTAACTTCAATATTCTGGACCTGTTGGTCTTCGTTGGCGGACTATGGGGTGCACTGGTCTTCCCGGTGATCATGAGCTTCTACTGGAACCGGATCACCAGTAAGGCATTCACCATCTCCGTGGTGGTTGCAGTGGTCTTCTTCCTGCTGACCCGCTTCGAGCTGATCCCGATGTTCGGGGTCCAGGCAGTGGTGTTCGAGCTCTTCAGCGCCCTGGGTGCTGCGAGCGCGGTGGGGCTGATGGTCTTCGGCATCTTCGGCCGTCGACCTGGTTTGATCGCGGCGGCAATCATGTTCGTCGCCATGGTCCCGCTCTTCCTCGGCTTCCTCCGCGACTACCCGGCACTGCTCAGCGCCCTGGTTGCCTACGGCATCAGTACTGCGTTGTGCGTGGGCATCAGTTTCCGCAGCAATGAGAGTTTCGACTTCGACCTCATTGACGAGCGCGTGATGTCCTTCCAGGGTGGAGAAACCCGCACGACCACCATCACCAACGCCGACGGCAGCGATACCGCGGACCACGGATCCCCCCAGTTGGCACATCGCTTGGCTGATGGCGACGATGGTGGCACCGACACTGACCCGAAGGGAGGTGTCCGCGTATGA
- a CDS encoding putative transporter small subunit: protein MTIYILVWPILAAIVLIYLTLGVINDYRDAHRENRSVV, encoded by the coding sequence ATGACCATCTATATTCTGGTGTGGCCGATACTTGCCGCAATTGTGTTGATCTATCTCACTTTGGGTGTAATAAACGATTATCGAGACGCTCACCGGGAAAATCGATCGGTCGTCTGA
- a CDS encoding sodium/glutamate symporter produces MEYTPFSLLQDVGWISALMVIGNVLRRKIPFFQTLLIPSPITAGLIGLVLGPHVLGLIGFSAHMGTYTTLLIAVVFAAMPYSMQFSRSMRSGAQTMWSYSTGMFMGQWAIFILLGVYFFQPIWGTEDWFGMMLPVGFVGGFGTAAAVGSSLEASGAVAASSLGFTSATVGTLAAIVGGIIFTTWGIKKGKTAAMPSKLPWDLRSGYIDKLSERPSIGKATTNPSAIEPLALHAGIIAFTVLLAYLFNQWITSMFATVSIPLFATSFVVGIMGMGILRLLKKPEYLDRDTVNSISGASTDYLIAFGIASIVPAAIADYLVPLIILFVAGVIYCVFFFFVVAPRFFGEKWLERAVFGWGWATAAVATGIALLKIVDPKLKSGTLNEYGVAYIGFAPFEIGMTIIAPIAVIAGLTAGLGWATLIVAVAVIGAAFVLKWLPERGHVRGNDREQQPATAGEA; encoded by the coding sequence ATGGAGTACACCCCTTTTAGTCTCTTGCAGGATGTCGGATGGATTTCCGCTCTGATGGTGATCGGCAATGTGTTGCGCCGGAAAATCCCCTTCTTCCAGACCCTGCTGATTCCCTCGCCCATCACCGCTGGCCTGATCGGGCTGGTGCTGGGTCCGCATGTCCTCGGTCTGATCGGCTTTTCCGCTCACATGGGCACCTACACCACCCTGCTCATTGCGGTTGTGTTCGCGGCGATGCCCTATTCCATGCAGTTCTCCCGCTCCATGCGCTCCGGTGCCCAGACCATGTGGTCCTATTCCACCGGTATGTTCATGGGGCAGTGGGCGATCTTCATCCTGCTCGGCGTCTACTTCTTCCAGCCGATCTGGGGCACTGAGGACTGGTTCGGCATGATGCTGCCGGTCGGTTTCGTCGGCGGCTTCGGTACCGCCGCGGCCGTCGGCAGCTCCCTGGAAGCTTCCGGCGCGGTCGCTGCCTCCTCGCTGGGCTTCACCTCTGCCACCGTAGGTACCCTGGCAGCCATCGTCGGCGGAATCATCTTCACCACCTGGGGCATCAAGAAGGGCAAGACCGCAGCGATGCCCTCGAAGCTTCCCTGGGATCTGCGCTCCGGTTACATCGACAAGCTTTCCGAGCGCCCCAGCATCGGTAAGGCAACCACCAACCCCTCGGCCATCGAGCCGCTGGCACTGCACGCCGGCATCATCGCCTTCACGGTGCTGCTCGCCTACCTGTTCAATCAGTGGATCACCTCGATGTTTGCGACCGTGTCCATCCCGCTTTTCGCCACCTCCTTCGTGGTCGGCATCATGGGCATGGGTATTCTGCGGTTGCTGAAGAAGCCGGAGTACCTGGACCGGGACACCGTCAACTCGATCTCCGGCGCCTCCACCGACTACCTCATTGCCTTCGGAATCGCCTCGATCGTCCCGGCTGCCATCGCGGACTACCTGGTGCCGCTGATCATTCTCTTCGTCGCCGGTGTCATCTACTGTGTCTTCTTCTTCTTTGTTGTTGCCCCGCGCTTCTTCGGCGAGAAGTGGCTGGAGCGAGCTGTCTTCGGCTGGGGTTGGGCAACCGCCGCCGTGGCCACCGGTATCGCACTGCTCAAGATCGTCGACCCGAAGCTGAAATCGGGGACCCTGAATGAATACGGCGTGGCCTATATCGGTTTCGCGCCCTTCGAGATCGGCATGACCATCATCGCCCCGATCGCGGTGATCGCGGGCCTGACCGCTGGCCTTGGTTGGGCAACCCTGATTGTGGCGGTGGCGGTGATCGGCGCCGCCTTCGTTCTCAAGTGGCTACCGGAACGTGGCCATGTCAGAGGAAACGACCGGGAGCAGCAACCGGCTACCGCCGGGGAAGCGTGA
- a CDS encoding NAD(P)-binding domain-containing protein: MTTTYKAIIIGAGQAGLSAAHELARRGLVPGKDFLLIDANPGPGGAWRHRWDSLTLGKAHGIADLPGLDMRRPDPKMPASRLVSDYYGAYEDTFELKTIRPVDVTRVEEAENDLLRIHARDGRSWLSRMVLNATGTWTNPYIPYIPGIETFQGRQLHTRDYVKAEDFAGQRTLVVGGGLSAVQFLLELAPLTETIWATRRPPNFTSQEFDAGWGLAVEKAVRERTHSGQAPASVVRTTGIPQNPDYLRGVKEGTLVSRGMIDQIHPETVRFGPPLSTRQQGLGPSTGSKLAVPESWDPLPHGQVEKVDVIFWNTGFRAALRHLAPMKLRGKGGIELLDEVTPAADPRILLVGYGSTASTVGATRAGRLAGRKAWKWLSGK; the protein is encoded by the coding sequence ATGACAACTACTTATAAAGCAATCATCATCGGAGCTGGCCAGGCAGGCCTGAGCGCGGCACATGAATTAGCGCGGCGAGGACTTGTCCCCGGCAAGGACTTCCTGCTTATCGACGCCAATCCCGGCCCCGGTGGTGCCTGGCGGCACCGCTGGGATTCCCTCACCCTGGGCAAGGCCCACGGCATCGCTGACCTGCCGGGCCTGGACATGAGGCGCCCGGACCCAAAGATGCCGGCCAGCAGATTAGTCAGCGATTATTACGGTGCCTATGAGGACACCTTCGAACTGAAGACCATCCGACCGGTTGATGTCACCCGGGTCGAGGAAGCGGAGAATGATCTGCTGCGGATCCATGCCCGGGACGGTCGAAGCTGGTTGAGTCGCATGGTCCTCAATGCCACCGGAACCTGGACCAATCCCTATATCCCCTATATTCCGGGCATCGAGACCTTCCAGGGGAGGCAACTACACACCAGGGACTATGTGAAGGCGGAGGACTTCGCTGGCCAGCGCACCCTCGTGGTGGGTGGCGGACTTTCGGCGGTGCAATTTCTCCTGGAACTGGCACCGCTCACCGAAACCATCTGGGCCACCCGCCGGCCCCCGAACTTCACCAGCCAGGAATTTGATGCCGGCTGGGGTCTGGCGGTGGAGAAGGCGGTGCGGGAACGCACCCATTCCGGCCAGGCCCCGGCCTCAGTGGTGCGCACCACCGGCATCCCCCAGAACCCGGATTACCTGCGGGGAGTAAAGGAGGGCACCCTGGTCAGCCGCGGCATGATAGACCAGATCCATCCGGAGACCGTCCGTTTCGGCCCGCCGCTTTCCACCCGCCAACAGGGACTGGGACCTTCCACCGGAAGCAAGTTGGCGGTCCCGGAAAGCTGGGACCCCCTCCCCCACGGCCAGGTGGAGAAGGTGGACGTGATCTTCTGGAACACCGGCTTTCGTGCCGCCCTGCGCCACCTCGCCCCGATGAAGCTGCGCGGCAAGGGCGGCATTGAGCTGCTCGACGAGGTCACCCCGGCCGCGGATCCACGAATCCTGCTGGTGGGCTACGGTTCGACCGCCTCCACGGTGGGTGCAACCCGCGCGGGTCGCCTGGCCGGCCGCAAGGCCTGGAAGTGGCTGAGTGGGAAATAG
- a CDS encoding LLM class flavin-dependent oxidoreductase: MKSFGFLSFGHYAIGNQPGPDARDTLHQAIDLAVAADELGVNGAYFRVHHFAPQNASPMPLLGAIAGKTRHIEVGTGVIDMRYENPLYLAEEAAALELIADGRMALGVSRGSPEPAEKGWEAFGYSAEQDNGADMARSKWETFLAAIDGYGMAKAAEAGKQYPNMYHPGTPLPIFPQAPNLRKHMWWGAGSHTTAEQAARDGVNLMSSTLVSEADGSTLGEVQAEQIRRYRATWQEAGHDWTPRVSVSRSIFPIVSEKDRQMFGLQASDRDQIGSLGEGVPVTFGRSYAAEPDVLIEQLKADPAVMAADSLMLTIPNQMGVEVNLSILQNFAEHVAPALGWISAKEGLTTGHELS; this comes from the coding sequence ATGAAGAGTTTCGGATTTTTGAGTTTCGGCCACTACGCCATCGGCAACCAACCCGGCCCCGATGCCCGTGACACCCTCCACCAGGCCATCGACCTTGCGGTCGCAGCCGATGAGCTCGGTGTCAACGGCGCTTATTTCCGCGTCCATCACTTCGCTCCGCAGAACGCCTCCCCGATGCCCCTGCTTGGCGCGATCGCCGGAAAGACCAGGCACATCGAGGTCGGCACCGGCGTGATCGACATGCGTTATGAAAACCCCCTCTACCTCGCCGAGGAGGCCGCCGCCCTGGAGCTGATCGCCGATGGTCGAATGGCCCTCGGGGTGTCCCGGGGATCGCCGGAGCCCGCCGAGAAGGGCTGGGAAGCCTTCGGCTACAGCGCTGAGCAGGACAATGGCGCTGACATGGCACGCTCCAAGTGGGAGACTTTCCTCGCCGCCATCGATGGTTATGGGATGGCCAAGGCCGCCGAGGCCGGCAAACAGTACCCGAACATGTACCACCCCGGCACTCCCCTGCCGATCTTCCCGCAGGCCCCGAACCTACGTAAGCACATGTGGTGGGGTGCCGGCTCCCACACCACCGCCGAGCAGGCCGCCCGGGATGGTGTGAACCTGATGAGCTCCACCCTGGTGTCTGAGGCCGACGGCTCCACCCTCGGCGAGGTTCAGGCGGAACAGATCCGTCGTTACCGCGCCACCTGGCAGGAAGCCGGCCACGACTGGACCCCTCGGGTGTCAGTGTCCCGCTCCATTTTCCCGATCGTCTCCGAGAAGGACCGTCAGATGTTCGGCCTCCAGGCCAGTGACCGGGATCAGATCGGCTCCCTGGGTGAGGGTGTGCCGGTCACCTTCGGACGCAGCTACGCCGCCGAACCGGATGTGCTCATCGAGCAGCTGAAGGCCGATCCCGCGGTCATGGCCGCAGACTCCCTGATGCTGACCATTCCCAACCAGATGGGCGTGGAGGTCAACCTCTCCATCCTGCAGAATTTCGCGGAACACGTCGCTCCGGCACTCGGCTGGATCTCCGCGAAAGAGGGTCTGACCACGGGTCATGAACTTTCCTGA
- a CDS encoding FAD-binding oxidoreductase, whose protein sequence is MTPSETLSEVASRVRAQEARFRDLVHNHFFTSILEARALFPLSRERTHLGLVPVITDVLDRTPLNGQVPQHMLDYVAAHGVRHRRHGFPSEAYGPFGDSLAAALADVLPAAEPEILAAAQQALRQVCQAMASAAHQQDLAGVPPAYLATVTHVERRSRRISVVHLDSQKIDYRAGQNIPVAMSYLPGTWRTLTPVLPSDDHGQLEFHIQVHENGAASGMLANPRVGDYWTLGAPTGNLNTEGHSPLLLISHRMGLAPMRAIIFDLLQRPGPHQPVHLLMSAEYPGELHDLRTLSNLARTVDWLEITPVAENPADPWWVGATSASEPPTGVSVQVSEDLGQFVLDQGIWDNHEVLVAGPARGVHEAVRSLYRGGVPFNLVDYEAW, encoded by the coding sequence GTGACCCCCTCCGAGACGCTTTCTGAAGTTGCCAGCAGGGTGCGCGCTCAGGAGGCCCGGTTCCGGGACCTGGTGCACAATCATTTCTTCACCAGCATCCTGGAAGCCCGGGCGCTCTTCCCGCTCTCCCGGGAACGCACCCATCTTGGGCTGGTCCCGGTCATCACCGATGTCCTCGACCGCACCCCACTCAATGGCCAAGTGCCGCAGCACATGCTGGACTATGTGGCGGCACATGGTGTCCGGCACCGCCGCCATGGTTTCCCCTCCGAGGCCTACGGTCCTTTCGGGGATTCCCTTGCCGCCGCGCTTGCCGACGTCCTCCCCGCCGCCGAGCCGGAAATCCTCGCTGCCGCACAACAGGCGCTGCGTCAGGTCTGCCAGGCCATGGCCTCCGCCGCCCACCAACAGGATCTTGCCGGCGTACCGCCCGCTTACCTGGCCACCGTCACGCATGTGGAAAGACGGAGCCGACGCATCAGTGTGGTCCATCTGGACAGCCAGAAAATCGACTACCGCGCGGGACAGAACATCCCGGTGGCCATGAGCTACCTGCCCGGCACCTGGCGCACCCTCACCCCGGTGCTGCCCAGCGATGACCATGGTCAGCTGGAATTCCATATCCAGGTCCACGAGAACGGTGCCGCCTCCGGCATGCTCGCTAACCCCCGGGTCGGTGACTACTGGACCCTCGGCGCCCCCACCGGAAACTTGAACACCGAGGGTCATTCCCCTCTGCTGCTGATATCTCACCGCATGGGACTGGCCCCCATGCGGGCCATCATCTTCGACCTGCTCCAGCGGCCCGGCCCTCACCAGCCGGTGCACCTGCTCATGAGCGCCGAATACCCTGGCGAGCTCCATGACCTGCGTACCTTGTCCAACCTCGCCCGGACCGTGGACTGGCTTGAGATCACCCCGGTGGCGGAAAACCCCGCCGACCCCTGGTGGGTGGGTGCAACCAGCGCTTCCGAACCGCCAACCGGGGTCTCGGTGCAGGTGAGTGAGGATCTGGGCCAGTTCGTGCTGGACCAGGGCATCTGGGATAACCATGAGGTGCTGGTTGCCGGCCCCGCCCGCGGAGTCCATGAGGCGGTGCGTTCCCTCTACCGTGGTGGTGTCCCCTTCAACCTGGTGGACTATGAAGCCTGGTAG